The Rhizophagus irregularis chromosome 27, complete sequence DNA window aaaactattgggatttacctcatttaaaaaaaattgaattatacccgggtttaaatcaaaaaaaaaaaatttttgtctaATAAAATATCCGGATATATTACTATGGGGGTAAGCGGAAAAAGGGATCCTTAGGCAGTGCTATACGGTAAGTTATTTTGCAATTTGAACTTTAAGTAGTTTTTCTACCTTTGAGgcctgatttttttttttaggaattttataattaatgcaAGAAATGGCCTcgtaactttttaataaagtcgTATCCTTAATCtttatatccttttttttctcaaaatgcAGAATCGTTAAAGCCGCACATCTAATTGAacatgaaatataaataaatacataatggGTAGTCACAAATCATATCGAATAAATgctttgttaaattaaaaaatcatttgcatattatcattattatattatagaaattaattgatattatcatcattatatttaatttgaacttatattgtcattattataaaaaaatctaaattaataatttttattatatataacttgacataatttcaatttatatagCTGACCGTGCACCGTgcattttacatatattttcaGGATATTTTTTGTACAATTTCTGTAcgaaaaaacacaaaaaaaacacaaaaacaCAAAACACAAAACAGATTTCATCTGGAAATTATCTAGGTAATATACGGCGGAAAATGTACGTAAAATatcccgaaaaaaaaaaattcacattgtgaagaattttatcaatttcaaaaccacaataatattcttaaaaaaaatgccgtcCAAATACTTTTGGTAGGTGGTGTACAtggttcaaaaattttatgaacaAATTATACAAGAATCCTACCAGGTTCGCCGAATCTCATGAGAACACCTATacaattcaagaaaaaatcacgtacctGTTCGTTATTGAATTCTGATCCGGAGTTCTTAAAAAGCGTTAAAAATACAGCAAAACGAATGTGTTGATCAATGGAAATTCATGCGATTTTTTCAGATTTCCCTCTTTTCTCAAACTTGATACTTATTAAACTTCTTAACGGTAAAGATTCTCCCAGATTCTCTGATAAATATAGTCGCTACAGCCTAtcatatgtaataaaaatcaataactaCATGTCTACATCTTTttgaaaacattttaaatttatataaatagaacGTATTATCCCATCGGTATTATGTATACACCaatggatttttttgtaaattactccaccggtataaaaaaaagtataaaatccaTCGGCGTATACGTCATACACAATGAGATAAGCCTGTTATTACTCCATATACACCGACCCTTCGGCAAGGCATCGGTGAATATTTCAGTTAGCACAAATTTTACCATAATAAAGTGCGCTGATGACTGTATCCGCACATTTAGCCACAAAATTTATGTACGCACGTGcacattcaaataaaaaattgaggTCGGATTTGCACACATATATTGTGCGCAAATTAATTACCATGCTCGGAGCGAGCATTCCGCacattaattttagatttaaacctattaattcattcattctcaaaatgtatcattttcagtACAGTTTatcaaaacaataaaaagCAATATATTTGTTCTAAAATAGACAAAGCATTCATTACCATCACCATTTTTATAAGGGATTAAAATTTGAACGCACCTGCGTTTTGAACGCACCtcccttttttggaaatttttatataataaaaatactgatcattttatcacgtgataccggcgaatttctgatttttttgaataaacgcAATTTATACCTTATACACCTATAAATAAACTCACGTTATATGCGTATTTTTGCCTCCTCTACAACTTTACTTACTATGACAAAAGGGGtttaaaacttcatttttgACTTATACCATGGGGGTGCGTTCAAACGCAGGTgcgtttaaattttaaaccctTTTTATAATTCCTATGATTAtcctaataaatatttaaaaggtGTATCGTACGACAACATTCCCTTTGGCTAATAAggaaatatacttatatatatgtCCTCATTGCACATCTTTTATAAAAGCATtggatttaaataaatttaacccTTCTAAGGTTCTGATTATAAAATGAGTCACGACGTAATTATTCCCGTAGAAACTACAGATAACCCACATAACGGTAGACCTATTACCAAAATAGAATTATCTCCAAAAAGCCAATATCTCGTTACGTATAGCGAAGAGGACCATTCAATTGTCGGGTGGAATGTAAAAGATATAGATGAAGGAAAACTTAAATTGGACATTTCTGTTAAAATAAGTGATACAATCAAAAATCTGAACCAAATGCGTATTTCCGATGATAAGAAGCTCgtgtatatttataatgataataaatctataggtaaataataattatttatagcgcaaattcaaaaaaaaaaaattgttatataactaaataaatatttatttaatgacatTTTGTTAGAAATAATCGATTTGAataatgatcaaaaaattgaattatatttttgcaaACATCTTACTTCGTATTATTGTGTCTTTAACCTAAaagatgaatttattttatacagtGATATTAATCATTCGGCtggtgataataaaattatttggatttgtTCTACGcaaactaaaaataacaaatggacatgcaaaaaaatttacatgatATCTGATGATGTTGAATTGCTTagtatatcaaaatatgaCAAACTTTATCTAATTTCAAATGACTGCATTTACGAATTGAATATTCTTACCGGGAAAAGtatgaaaatatttgtaaataagaatgaggtaataaaaattattctgtTCAACTATTCGAAAGTATATAAtcactaattattatttattattagttggAAGCAGAAAACGTTAAGATTTTatgtaatgaaatatttatttgtctaAAGAtcgatgataaaattattatttattcggTTGAATTAGGAAATCCTATTGTTTCTTTGGATATAAATAACGGTATTGATtggtttaaattaaaaaaaaattatattactactattaagcatttttattaacatcaaTCTTTATTTAGATACTcaactatataattttatgaaacaTCCTGGCTTAAATCCTTTATTactatcattattttctttgtttgaTGATGTATCGAGTAGTGAAATTTGGAATTCCATCATGGAAGATTTTTGGAAAGAATTTTTGAAACAATTAAAGGAGAATAATAAACTACCAAACGAAtataatggaaaaaaattaccaattcTACCGATTTTGTTTGATTACACAACTAAATATGCATTTGGAATTCTAGATGGGTTCATTTGGAAGATTAAATTTAAGTTTGATAAAAGGTTTTCATTAAAACATTCTAATGAATTAAAtggtgaaaatgatgaaagcTGGAACGTCAAATGTGATTATACTTACGAATACTTGAGTATTCTTCTATATACAGATACTATAtatgcatttattaaaaaagcaaaaagttATAAAGATGAGCATGAATTAATtcaagatttaattaaatggaaaataaagattgaaaatgaaaaaattaaattagaagTTTTAAATAAGGATGAAAGTGGTGAATGGAATTCAATTATTACgagaattgaaaattttaatattataaaaagaaaaggaatcaTTTTACGTggaatcaaattatataataatggtGATATTGTCATATTAACAACAATTggtcttttaatttatcatcttaacgaaaataataagtctatttctttgaaatatttttatttcacagATTTATACTTAAAGAATTCTCCAACAAAACAAGATATAGCAAAATATCaagaagatgaagaaaaatataaacaaaccATTAAAAAATGCATGAATATTTTACGATATCAttacaaaaaagtatttttaaattccaCTTTACctatatcaaattataatagttttaaatcAAATGATGAATGGGTTTCATTTGTAATAGATAATAAGGAAAGTCTTTTGAAAAATGGTGttgaattgttaaaatttgcaattaaaGAACATAATTTAGAATTGGTagaagatatttacaaaaaatgcataagttattttaaacaagatttaagaaataataagatatttttaagTATTGTTACTTCTACATCACAAATATTGAATGAATATTACCCAGagtatatttcaaaatattcatcagAAACAACCATGATTATAGATTCccctttatataatatagagtATCAAAGTAATGATTTACATCTCTATTCTTTTTCCCAAAATcctcaattatttaatttgtctCAATCTATTTTGTGGACAAAATACCAGCATTCACTATTTATAATcactgaaaaaagaaaaaagaaatcaattgtaataacaatattatttgcAATTCAACTTTTAATATTGCTTTTAATGTTGCCCATTTTTATCcctacattttttatattatcaaaatactattttattaatgatatttataggAATGACATATTTTCTGGAGTGTATTTTGATAAagtcttaaaatttttaaaaatcagttCAAAACATATATCAATTCCTACCATTACTTTTATGGTTCCTTATATTAAGTTTGTTAACTATCCACAAGATTATAAATGGGTTTGGGAATTAATTAGACCTCAACCTAGTCCATTTGCTGAAACAATAAATagagaaatttataaaacatgGACTGGTGaagcattaattaattttaaatggaatacttatggaaaatattattatgcaaTAATTTGGATTGGATTTATAGCTTTACTTGGATGTTTTACTATTGTTGCAATTCCTCAACAGCATATTGATTATACTATTCaaaaacaacttttaattacTTCAATTATACTTGGATTTATTCATCTTAGTTTTGAAATTCGTCAGATTATTTATAATCCTGTTAAATGGATTCGTGATATTTGGAATTTATTTGGTATgtgtaaaaaatgtttttattattttaagtaaaaaaaatgtaattaatcactttatataatattattatagatataATTGCATATCTATTCCCAATTTATACTTCTATTTATTGGCTTTTAACAAATGATAGAAATGTCTGgttactttctttttcatgtttatttttagatattaaatttctattattttttagagcaTTTGAATCTTTTGGTAtatattttgcaattattatTAGTGTTGCAAAACAGattgtttcatttttagtagttctatttattattataataagttttgcacatgcattttatattttattatcaccaACTTCTGATTATTCTTTTGAAAAtcccaattttaataatgattctaATAATCCTTGGAATATGAATTCgaaatataaagtatttaataatgaaactaCTGATCCTAATCAATTCATAATAGAACAGCCTGATGAAAACACAAATATGTTTACTAATTATGGAACTTCTCTTTTCACAATGTATTTATTCTTGACAGGTatgttttatatatgtatatgtatattacaaatattttattaatattacttcaattaatacatttattcttaatcatgtgacttttgaaaaaaatatttcactttATTACTAGGTGATTCAAGTGCATTATCCATTAAttagttataaaaataatccTGCCAACTATTGTAATACTGATGGTTTTAGATTTCATTTTTGATTGTTGTTGTATTTATGAATTTGTTTATTGGATTACTTAATATGGCGATTGAAAAAGATAAGGATAGAGTTTCATATTTAATACAGAAGGCAGAGGTATAAATATCTATcttatttagataatttaatttattattttttaaaaaatattttgccaattttcaaaatctttttcttataGATCCTAGCTGAAATTGagttattttatctattaccATATCAGAGACGTTGGCAAACATGGTTTCCTGAAGTaatgtatgtatattttagtagtatttttatatagtgattctatttaattaatactttgatattttttgcTAATGTTTAACAAACTTATTATTCAAGATATTATTATGCCAATGTCGATAAAACTCGAGAAAAGGTTAAACAAATGATTAGTAATGGTAAATGGAATACTGATGGATTCCCAGAGTTGAAGcaagaattattaaacaaacttaatattcaaaataatcctGTCAATTAGTACATAATTATGATGTTATGATAGATTATTACTAGATTCTGATTATTATCTTCatcaatcaaattattatcattctaaaattaaatttcatgttttattaatggtttttttagaaataagtATGGAGAAAAGTACGAACCAGTACGATATATGATAgattttgaacatttttattaCTGGCAAAGTTTTCGCTATGTTGTTTTCATGGACATTACTTTGGGAAACATTGCtgattaaatttctttataaaacaACATTTTTATAAGATATTTTATTCTAAAGAAAAGAGAATTCAGTAATGTTTAAGAAAACTTCTGTGCATTCTTAAAAGatgcaaaaagaaaataaatttactttgatatgtttgtttttttagagataatacaagaaatattatttaaaataaaacaaaaggaAATTCCTTCTAATTTCTACTatacttatatttaattttcttcaaCTTTAGTACATCGCCTAAATAATCTTGTGGTGGAAAAGCTacatagtattatttaaagattacttctttttaatcttttttttactatttggAAGTACTACAGcatcaaaatcatcaaaatcatcCGAATTATTAGAATCATTAGAATCATGATAATTAGATGCATTTTGATTTATCACACGATTTGTTAAATGATATAATCTACTAactatatttattgttaaatttaaagttgaaaaaattaatgtaagaAAAGGAATAGTATCACGAAAATAAACTTTCtgcatataataaatctataatcaGTATAAATGGGGAATATGTTAGTTATCccttcaaataaaaaataaatttttagtacCGTGATTCTTACCTGAATGGCTACTTGAGGAATGTCTGCAATAAAAATGCTGAGGCAAGAACCCCAAAGTATCTTTACTTTAAGTGATTCAGAGAAAGGAGCTCTAAAACATGAAAAACCTGCAAATTttgaatgtaaaatatttaatgctTTGATATCAGCACCAGCTAATATggtaaataaaaatgcaaCTTTTGCATTAGTCTTAAACCattgattaaattttgtgtttgtattttcatttgttACAATAGAAAAAGCTAATATTGTGTTTATTCCTACAggtattactaaaaataagaCACTATTCACAAAAGAAAGGACAAGCCATAATGTTAGTaagaaagtaaataaaaaaaaacgaaattatGCTATCACAATACCTTGGAAGATAAAGTATAGGAATATCTCTAGCGTTACTATTAACGAAAAGAATATCCATAACCAAATCGAGAATAATTATACCAAGTTGTAAAATAGCAATATTATTACcctaaagaatatttaaatatattatataatttaattaatgtgattataaaaattctttatagaATACGTTACTCTGCTATCTCTTATTTGAGCGAACAAGAATAAAACTATCAAGAGTCCAACAAATAAGAATATGCCTAATAATCCGAACTTGTATTTTTCCCATAAATTCGCTATTATACGAAAAGAATTagttagtatatatatacagttaAAATCACTCATCATTAGATACTCACGTGAACGGACGAAACCATATTTTTCGTCCAAGTATTGAGTTGTCTGACCTTCACCAATCGGAGTTTGATCTTTATATCTAACCATAAAATCAAGATATTTAATAACAGTCGCAACACTTATATCATTCTCAATTCTAGTTTCTTTAATATCtatagaaattaaatattgtttttcaTTTACACTATTATCCACTTGAGTTCTTCCATTACTACTAAGACGTGATCGATTTATAGGAACAGCATAagatatttcatttaataaattatcaaagaaaTGATCTGaagttaaattatcaaaatatagaGTACCCCCAGGAGTTAAACGTAATATACCAGTAGCTGAACGAGAAAAATGATCTATTCTTTCCTCAGTagtaaaattccaaatattcTCTCTAATACCTAACATTGGTTCATTAAATACTCTATCTCTAACAAAATCATTATCCaccttaataaaataatttccttttGATACGCTAAAAGtactatttaatattctaCCGGTAACAGTTCTATTATCATTttctattgataaaaaatatggttGAAATGATTGACGTAAATAAGTTTTATCCCCATCTTTCTGATAAATTGATAGTTTACCTGTAGAAAGAGCAACAGGATCATAAAATGTAATAGACACTTCATCTAAATTAGGTTTTACAGTAGATTGAATTTTAGGAATAGTTGATTCAAcatttaaattagaataacCTTTATCCCTGTCACCAGCAGATTTAGGCAAGTCGTCGGTTATATCGAATTGCCAAGAATTATCTATTTCTTTTTGAGCAACTAAGAGAGTATTATTATGTggcaatatttcaaatattccCTTTGAATTTGTAGACGAACCAAAACCGTAAGCAGTCCCAACCTTTCCATCATATAAAACTCCAtctatactattaaaattaacgtcaaaagaaataaacaaataacCACCGAATGTTAAACTACGTACCCTCCAAAAAGAAGTCGTATTTACAGGATCTGAACTATTAAGAGTTAGAAGAGATGTAATAGCCCCTGAAGATAAgaaattaactttaatataaatagctGTCTCACTATAATCTTGTTTAGCTACTAAAAAACAAACTTTCCCAACTCCAACATAAGCGATATCACAtgttaaactaataaattctaaattagtaCAAATTTGATAAAGTAAGAAAGGGGAAACAGAGGTTTGACTATATCCAATAGGTAAAATGGATAATTGATTTTGTGGTAtgattgtaatatttttaatattagaatCATCATCAGTTTTTTGTGTTCTATCTACGAATACGATAGCGTAACCTTCGTCAATTGTTGACATAGTTACAACTGTAGAATTAACAGGTCCACTAAGGTTAAAATTTCCAGatgttaaatttgtaaaatttcctTCAGGTTCAATTCTATATTGTTGCCATTCAACAATATTTGTTGTATTTGCCCTCATATTACATCTAAGAAATCCTTTTTctctattaatattaagttgtATTTTACTTATTGCAGATGTAGGTGCAGCAGGTCCAAAATATCTACGGTCTAATACATTACCATCTAAATCAATTACAATTCCCCATTCTGTAAGTGTagcatttaaaatatcattggGATCTGTGGAATTATAATAAGTAACTAAAATTTGTTTCTTacgaattaaataatattttaaaggatATGATTTAATCAAagaacaataattaatttttggaatatctaaatttttataatctttttcaataaCTGTTCCGTCAAGGTTAATAATTCTTAATGAAAGCATATTAATGAAACAATCATTATTTGGTGAATCTCTTCTAACTATTCTTATTACCATTGTACCATCGTCAAATACTTGTGAATCATACACAAGAGGTAATGATGTTGGTCCATAATCAATTTCCTCCACATGAGAAAATGTTTTCATTTTTCCTATTGTTGTTTCTATTGTTGTTTCTGCTGTTGTTGTAAATAATGGATACGAGCATAATATAATCGAAAAAATtaacgaaaataatattttcgtcGAATTTTCTCGTATTATCTgcatttttttacctttttctgaataatgaatattttacaaaGTTAAACTCGGAAATTTTTTGAGATTAAATGTACTGTAACATGT harbors:
- a CDS encoding uncharacterized protein (SECRETED:cutsite_TTA-ET; SECRETED:prob_0.5028); SECRETED:SignalP(1-31), whose amino-acid sequence is MQIIRENSTKILFSLIFSIILCSYPLFTTTAETTIETTIGKMKTFSHVEEIDYGPTSLPLVYDSQVFDDGTMVIRIVRRDSPNNDCFINMLSLRIINLDGTVIEKDYKNLDIPKINYCSLIKSYPLKYYLIRKKQILVTYYNSTDPNDILNATLTEWGIVIDLDGNVLDRRYFGPAAPTSAISKIQLNINREKGFLRCNMRANTTNIVEWQQYRIEPEGNFTNLTSGNFNLSGPVNSTVVTMSTIDEGYAIVFVDRTQKTDDDSNIKNITIIPQNQLSILPIGYSQTSVSPFLLYQICTNLEFISLTCDIAYVGVGKVCFLVAKQDYSETAIYIKVNFLSSGAITSLLTLNSSDPVNTTSFWRVRSLTFGGYLFISFDVNFNSIDGVLYDGKVGTAYGFGSSTNSKGIFEILPHNNTLLVAQKEIDNSWQFDITDDLPKSAGDRDKGYSNLNVESTIPKIQSTVKPNLDEVSITFYDPVALSTGKLSIYQKDGDKTYLRQSFQPYFLSIENDNRTVTGRILNSTFSVSKGNYFIKVDNDFVRDRVFNEPMLGIRENIWNFTTEERIDHFSRSATGILRLTPGGTLYFDNLTSDHFFDNLLNEISYAVPINRSRLSSNGRTQVDNSVNEKQYLISIDIKETRIENDISVATVIKYLDFMVRYKDQTPIGEGQTTQYLDEKYGFVRSPNLWEKYKFGLLGIFLFVGLLIVLFLFAQIRDSRGNNIAILQLGIIILDLVMDILFVNSNARDIPILYLPSVLFLVIPVGINTILAFSIVTNENTNTKFNQWFKTNAKVAFLFTILAGADIKALNILHSKFAGFSCFRAPFSESLKVKILWGSCLSIFIADIPQVAIQIYYMQKVYFRDTIPFLTLIFSTLNLTINIVSRLYHLTNRVINQNASNYHDSNDSNNSDDFDDFDAVVLPNSKKKIKKK